A portion of the Persephonella sp. genome contains these proteins:
- a CDS encoding CusA/CzcA family heavy metal efflux RND transporter: MVEKIIEWSVKNKIVVVSAVLLLLGASLWALKKTPLDAIPDLSPPQVIIYSKWTGQSPSVIEDQLTYPIVSILLSAPEIQTVRGVSSFETSAVYVIFKEGTDIYWARSRVLEYLSQIKDRLPKSAQITIGPDATGVGWVYQYAIFSEKRNLWQLRSLQDWYLRYALLGVDGVAEVASIGGFVKGYQITVKPEKLRELNVSLKEILDAVRKSNNDTGGRIIEKNGFEFIIQGLGYLKNLEDIKNTAVKTLEDGTPIRIKDLASVELVPMGRRGVADLNGLGEVVGGIVVMRFGENAYQVIQKVKEKISQLKENLPEDIKIITTYDRSQLIEKAIDTLKRALIEESLIVLIVITIFLLHIRSSLVIIITLPLAVLSGFLFMKALGITSNIMSLGGIAIAIGALVDGAIIMVENAHKHIERIKKEKGEITEKERVEAILKASKQVGKPVFFALLIIVVSFLPVFALSGQEGLLFKPLAYTKTFTMLSASILAVTLVPILMVYLIKGKILPENKNPVSWILIKTYSPLIKITLKLRYLVLILSILAIASIYPLYKKIPWEFMPMMNEQTFMYMPVTPPGISSNLAKDITQLTDRIIASFPEVDTVFGKAGRAETATDPAPLSMIETIITFKPKEYWREGMTYQKLMLEMDQALQIPGLTNSWTYPIRGRIDMLLTGIRTPLGIKIYGDDIGQLQKIGSEIEKRLKNIPQTMSVFADRISNGYYINIDIDRKKLSRYNLTIEEIESFIQTAIGGMPVSTFYDGLERYPILIRYPYDYRNSIDQLKNLYIPVSGRKEIPLKAVADIYYTEAPSVIKSEKGMKVLFVYITPHQNVTPDEYLKSAKKVLSGLKLPEGYYIEWAGQSQYLQHAKERLKFIIPMTILIIFLLVYITFKNIVNTLIVMLSLPFAMIGGLLYLDYLNFNMSIAVVVGFLALLGVAAETAIVMVVYLEEAVKRKKKEIGELTTKDFLQAVYEGAVLRVRPKMMTVVTILAGLIPLMYISGVGSEVMQRIAAPMIGGIVSSAFLTLLVVPAIYSIFQKRS, from the coding sequence ATGGTAGAAAAAATAATAGAATGGTCAGTAAAAAACAAAATAGTAGTCGTATCTGCAGTTTTACTTCTTTTAGGGGCTTCTTTATGGGCATTAAAAAAAACACCCCTTGATGCTATACCTGACCTTTCTCCTCCACAGGTTATAATCTATTCAAAATGGACAGGACAGTCTCCGTCTGTTATTGAGGATCAGCTTACATACCCTATAGTAAGCATTCTTTTATCTGCACCTGAGATACAGACTGTTAGAGGGGTTTCCTCATTTGAAACTTCTGCTGTTTATGTAATATTCAAGGAAGGAACAGATATATACTGGGCAAGGAGCAGAGTTCTTGAGTATCTGTCCCAGATAAAAGATAGACTGCCTAAATCTGCCCAGATAACAATAGGTCCCGATGCTACAGGGGTCGGTTGGGTCTATCAGTATGCCATTTTTTCTGAAAAAAGAAATCTGTGGCAGCTTAGATCCCTTCAGGATTGGTATCTCAGATATGCCCTTTTAGGTGTTGACGGCGTTGCAGAGGTTGCATCAATAGGTGGTTTTGTTAAAGGATACCAGATAACTGTAAAGCCTGAGAAGTTAAGAGAACTTAATGTATCACTTAAGGAGATTTTAGATGCCGTTAGAAAATCAAACAATGACACTGGTGGAAGGATAATAGAGAAAAACGGATTTGAGTTTATTATTCAGGGTCTTGGATATCTGAAAAACCTTGAAGACATAAAAAATACAGCAGTAAAAACATTGGAAGACGGGACGCCTATAAGAATAAAGGATTTAGCCTCTGTTGAACTTGTTCCAATGGGAAGAAGGGGTGTTGCTGATCTTAACGGACTTGGGGAGGTTGTAGGCGGCATAGTTGTGATGAGGTTTGGGGAAAATGCTTATCAGGTAATCCAAAAAGTAAAAGAAAAAATCAGCCAGCTTAAGGAAAATCTTCCGGAAGATATAAAGATAATAACAACTTACGACAGATCACAGCTTATAGAGAAAGCTATAGACACGTTAAAAAGAGCTCTTATTGAGGAAAGTTTAATAGTCCTTATAGTAATAACAATCTTCTTACTCCATATAAGAAGTTCTCTGGTTATTATAATAACCCTTCCCCTTGCTGTTCTGTCTGGATTTTTGTTTATGAAAGCTTTAGGCATCACATCTAACATAATGTCGTTGGGCGGGATAGCTATAGCTATCGGGGCACTTGTGGACGGAGCAATAATAATGGTTGAAAATGCCCACAAACATATAGAAAGAATAAAAAAAGAAAAGGGAGAGATAACAGAAAAAGAAAGAGTAGAAGCGATTTTAAAAGCCTCTAAACAGGTGGGCAAGCCTGTGTTTTTTGCACTGCTGATTATTGTAGTATCTTTTCTCCCTGTTTTTGCACTTTCAGGTCAGGAAGGCTTGTTATTTAAACCCCTTGCGTATACAAAAACATTTACAATGCTTTCAGCTTCTATCCTTGCTGTTACTCTTGTTCCTATCTTGATGGTTTATCTGATAAAAGGAAAAATACTGCCTGAGAACAAAAACCCAGTAAGCTGGATATTGATAAAAACTTACTCACCTCTTATAAAAATAACACTAAAACTGAGATACCTTGTTTTAATTCTATCAATTTTAGCTATAGCTTCCATATACCCCCTGTATAAAAAAATCCCCTGGGAATTTATGCCTATGATGAATGAGCAGACTTTTATGTATATGCCTGTTACGCCGCCCGGCATCTCATCTAATCTTGCAAAGGATATTACGCAATTAACAGACAGAATAATCGCATCTTTTCCTGAGGTTGATACAGTTTTTGGAAAAGCGGGAAGAGCAGAAACAGCCACGGATCCTGCACCTTTATCAATGATAGAGACAATTATCACCTTCAAACCAAAAGAGTATTGGAGAGAAGGAATGACCTACCAGAAACTGATGCTTGAGATGGATCAGGCTCTTCAAATACCCGGACTTACAAACAGTTGGACTTACCCTATAAGAGGAAGAATAGACATGCTTCTGACAGGGATAAGAACTCCTCTTGGAATAAAAATATATGGTGACGACATTGGACAGCTCCAGAAAATAGGTTCAGAAATAGAAAAAAGGCTAAAAAATATACCACAGACCATGTCTGTTTTTGCAGACAGGATATCAAACGGATACTACATAAACATTGATATAGACAGAAAAAAACTGTCCAGATACAACCTTACCATAGAAGAGATAGAAAGCTTTATACAGACAGCGATTGGAGGAATGCCGGTATCCACCTTTTACGACGGGCTTGAAAGATATCCAATACTAATAAGGTATCCTTACGACTACAGAAACAGCATAGATCAGCTGAAAAACCTTTACATACCTGTTTCAGGAAGAAAAGAAATCCCCTTAAAAGCTGTTGCTGACATTTACTATACAGAAGCCCCCTCTGTCATAAAATCAGAAAAAGGAATGAAGGTTCTTTTTGTTTATATAACACCTCATCAGAATGTCACACCAGATGAATACCTGAAATCTGCAAAAAAAGTTCTCTCAGGGCTAAAACTTCCTGAAGGATACTACATAGAATGGGCAGGGCAAAGCCAGTATCTTCAGCATGCTAAAGAAAGACTGAAGTTCATTATTCCTATGACTATTCTTATTATATTTTTGCTTGTCTACATAACATTCAAAAATATAGTTAATACTCTTATCGTTATGTTATCTCTTCCATTTGCAATGATAGGAGGTCTTTTGTATCTTGATTATCTGAACTTTAATATGAGTATCGCGGTTGTTGTGGGTTTTCTTGCCCTTCTTGGTGTTGCAGCAGAAACAGCAATTGTTATGGTTGTTTATCTTGAAGAGGCTGTAAAAAGAAAGAAAAAAGAAATAGGAGAGCTAACAACAAAAGACTTTTTACAGGCTGTTTATGAAGGTGCTGTGTTGAGGGTAAGACCAAAAATGATGACTGTTGTGACAATCCTTGCAGGACTTATTCCCCTTATGTATATATCCGGTGTTGGATCAGAAGTTATGCAAAGGATAGCCGCTCCTATGATAGGAGGAATAGTATCTTCAGCCTTCCTTACACTTCTTGTTGTTCCTGCTATTTACTCTATTTTTCAAAAAAGGTCTTGA
- a CDS encoding efflux RND transporter periplasmic adaptor subunit — translation MKGLIGVVVGIIIGGVATFFALQNFIKPEQKDQKIHSSQLPKPKDNIKGDIKQLFNIDTTVVSKMFLYKNIVGYGTLQHPENDLKDITFKISGYVEKLYADFTGKYIKKGDPLLSVYSPQLVSAQEEFLRAFEYYKNMKNSPDPVLKKSAEDLYEAAYKRLKYWDITDSQIENLKKTGKIQKSITLYSPYDGWVMEKFVYLGSQVKEGRPVMRIAKHKNLWLITDIYEDDIRFVKKGQKVEFYFVSYPERKFKGVIDYVYPMMDKDKRTLKVRIVVNNEKREFFPGMYGEVNIKIPIGESIVLPETAVLNTGKRQIVFVQKEKGVFDPVFVKVGVYSDGYYQILEGVHQGMIVANSALFLLDADAQLKGKYSKDKKMKMIHHHH, via the coding sequence ATGAAAGGATTAATAGGTGTTGTGGTCGGAATTATAATAGGTGGAGTTGCCACATTTTTTGCTCTGCAAAACTTTATAAAACCTGAGCAGAAGGATCAGAAGATTCATTCATCACAGCTTCCAAAGCCTAAAGATAATATTAAAGGAGATATAAAACAGCTTTTTAATATAGATACCACAGTTGTTTCAAAAATGTTTCTTTACAAAAATATTGTTGGGTACGGAACCCTTCAGCACCCTGAGAACGATCTAAAGGATATAACATTCAAAATATCAGGTTATGTTGAGAAGCTTTACGCTGACTTCACAGGAAAATACATCAAAAAAGGGGATCCCTTACTTTCTGTTTACAGTCCCCAGCTTGTTTCAGCTCAAGAGGAGTTTTTAAGGGCATTTGAGTATTACAAAAATATGAAAAACTCTCCAGATCCTGTGCTGAAAAAAAGTGCTGAGGATCTTTATGAAGCTGCCTACAAAAGGCTCAAATACTGGGATATAACAGACAGTCAGATAGAAAATTTAAAGAAAACAGGAAAAATACAAAAAAGTATCACCCTTTATTCCCCTTACGATGGCTGGGTTATGGAGAAGTTTGTTTATCTTGGATCTCAGGTGAAGGAAGGAAGACCTGTTATGAGGATAGCAAAACACAAAAATCTCTGGCTAATAACTGACATATACGAAGATGACATAAGATTTGTAAAAAAAGGTCAGAAGGTAGAGTTTTATTTTGTTTCCTATCCTGAAAGAAAGTTTAAGGGAGTTATAGATTACGTATACCCGATGATGGATAAAGACAAAAGAACACTGAAGGTAAGAATTGTAGTAAACAATGAAAAAAGGGAGTTTTTCCCCGGAATGTATGGTGAAGTTAACATAAAAATTCCGATTGGTGAGAGTATAGTTCTTCCTGAAACAGCTGTTTTAAACACAGGTAAAAGGCAGATAGTTTTTGTCCAGAAAGAAAAAGGTGTTTTTGACCCTGTGTTTGTGAAAGTTGGAGTTTACTCTGACGGATATTACCAGATACTTGAAGGTGTTCATCAAGGAATGATTGTCGCAAATTCAGCCCTTTTCCTCCTTGATGCTGATGCACAGCTAAAAGGAAAGTATTCAAAAGACAAAAAAATGAAAATGATCCATCACCACCACTAA
- a CDS encoding TolC family protein, translating into MGFIIFLFLILQFVAYGVTVDQIIQNHPKIKAIQKKIQAYEKKAKYEKSLPDPVISLSVKDVHFSYRPFDRGIEPMQAFEIGFSQYFPLKSKREKKAQIYYLKKDAYYCKLINEKQTIIYQVYQKVYKIWEVEQKLKVISEYKKLAKDLIKLTDTLYSVGKVSQSEVFDAQYFYSQLLERETFLKRKKQILFSQLEYFTDEEIQISPEKPTKLKDIRPLMKKAKKQNPLICYFKQRLQESTAQIKLAKLDYRPDLRFFGSYSLRDGYRDYISIGVSFNLPLWRKTRQDIKVLEKISLKEKESSELKNIQKKVLAQLKESYYKAVSHYEIYSLLENVMMHQTKSVYESVISEYQVGEKNIFDVLKAINQILSVKIRSIEEISEYNIALKDIQRLTGEIR; encoded by the coding sequence ATGGGTTTTATTATTTTTTTATTTTTGATACTACAATTTGTAGCATATGGTGTAACTGTTGATCAGATTATACAAAACCACCCTAAAATAAAAGCTATCCAGAAAAAGATACAGGCTTATGAAAAAAAGGCAAAATACGAAAAATCCCTGCCGGATCCGGTAATCAGCTTGTCTGTGAAAGACGTGCATTTTTCTTACAGACCTTTTGATAGAGGAATTGAACCTATGCAGGCTTTTGAGATAGGTTTTTCCCAGTATTTTCCATTAAAATCTAAAAGGGAAAAAAAAGCTCAGATCTATTATCTAAAAAAAGATGCCTATTACTGCAAACTGATAAATGAAAAACAGACAATCATATATCAGGTATATCAAAAAGTTTACAAAATTTGGGAAGTTGAGCAAAAACTAAAAGTAATCTCAGAATACAAAAAACTGGCTAAAGACCTAATAAAACTGACTGATACTCTGTATTCTGTAGGTAAGGTTTCCCAGTCGGAGGTGTTTGATGCTCAGTATTTTTACTCTCAGCTTTTAGAAAGGGAAACATTTCTGAAAAGGAAAAAGCAGATCCTTTTTTCACAGCTTGAGTATTTTACAGATGAGGAAATTCAGATTTCACCTGAAAAACCAACAAAACTAAAAGATATCAGACCTCTTATGAAAAAGGCAAAAAAGCAAAACCCTTTAATATGCTATTTTAAACAGAGATTACAGGAAAGCACTGCACAGATTAAACTTGCAAAATTGGATTACAGACCTGATTTAAGATTTTTCGGTTCTTACTCCCTGAGAGACGGCTACAGGGATTATATATCCATTGGCGTATCCTTTAATCTTCCCTTATGGAGAAAAACAAGACAGGACATAAAAGTTCTGGAAAAAATATCCCTAAAAGAAAAAGAAAGCAGTGAGCTGAAAAATATTCAGAAAAAGGTTTTAGCACAACTAAAAGAAAGTTATTACAAGGCTGTTTCCCATTATGAGATTTATTCTCTACTGGAAAATGTTATGATGCACCAGACGAAATCTGTTTATGAAAGTGTAATATCAGAGTATCAGGTAGGTGAAAAAAACATATTTGATGTGTTAAAAGCCATAAACCAGATACTCAGCGTAAAAATCAGAAGTATTGAGGAGATATCAGAATACAACATCGCCCTAAAAGATATTCAGAGGTTAACAGGAGAGATAAGATGA